The Sceloporus undulatus isolate JIND9_A2432 ecotype Alabama chromosome 7, SceUnd_v1.1, whole genome shotgun sequence genome segment ggATCTCTGTGACCGACCAAGTCAAGCAAAGCCCAACAGTGGCAGGTGAGTTGGTGACAACCATTGCAAGGAGCCGCTCCAAAAGAGATGCCAAAGGGTGCCTTTTCAAAGGAGATACTCTTCCAAGGGCCTTTAAAAGTGTCTCTGCTCCACCCGACAAAAACAGGACCACAATAACCTGGGCCACAAGAGCCCCTGCCTGGCCTTCTGCTTTGCCACAAGAGACGCCTGCGGCCTGTGGCCCTTCCCTGTCAATGCAGTTGGCAGCCAAAGGGCTTTTGTGGGCctgagcctccttccttccttcctcagccaGAGGCCTTTTGAGCCTTCTTTTCCAGAGGCCTCCAGCTGAAAGGAAGGCCTTGGGAGCAGGAGCCTTCTCAGGCCTgagtctccttctccttcttgggGCGCATGGGGCAGCGGAGGGtcccagggagggagagggaggaggaggcccaaggCTGCAGACGGCcagcctctcccttccctccactCGGGCTCTGGGTGCCCTTGGCCCCCAGGCATCCCCCGGCAGGCTCAGCCCTATGGCCTCGCATCGAGGAAGGAGGCTCAGGGGCCAAGGGTAGGGGCTTGGGAGGGATGCCTGTGtcctcctcagaggccagagcaacgCCAGGCTCCGCTCCTGAGGACCTTCTCCCTTTCCGCCTCAGGCCCCCGAGGAGGAGGGAGACCGGGGTCTGTGAAGCTGATGCTGCCGCCCATGCCTGCCTTCCTTTCGGCCCAGAGCTGGAGCCAGGCCCCTCTGCCCTTCCTTCCCGGCCGAAGGGAGGAGGCCTCCAGTCTGGGCGGAAGAAGCAGCCTGGAGCCACAGCGCAGACCCTCCCCTCCCAGGATGCGCTCTTCCCTGGCTTCCCTCACAGTTTAAAGCGCTGCCGAAGCGGACTTTtccgccagagagagagagagagagagaccgagGCAAGCAGTGCGCAAGCGTAGCTCCGCCCATGTCAGTCACGTGACCGAAGAGGGCGGCGCCTCCCCCCCGCGAACAGCGACGCCGCTTCCGCCCGgccccaagatggcggcgccctttgtCTGTTCCGTGTCACTCTGAGCCTGCCTTCGCCTCCTTCCCTTCGGCGGGGATTATGCGAGGCCGGCGGGCGGCATGGCAGGTGAAGGGGGCCCCGGGCCTTTGGGGGGGTCCTTGGGCCGTTGGGCTGACAGCAGAGATCCCTCCCCTCTCCGGAGGAGGAGCAGGCCCTTCCGAGTCTGGGTCCAAGTCTCAGCCCAGGAATGGAGGGGATCAGGGGCCGCAAGGAACCCTGAGACTCCGGCCCCAGCATCTGCCCCACTTGCGGGCCTCCCTTGGccccagccccctcctcctcctcctccaggctctTCTTgccccttcacaacaaccctgcgaggAAGGCTGGCTTTGCAGCCTCCCTTCCTGCTCCAACCATTAGGCCAGGCGGCCCTCTGATTCCCGCAGGCGCTTTGGgaccaagggtgtgtgtgtgtgtgtgtatgctccaGGAGGGGAGTGGGCAGGGGCCGCAGACTGACCTCCTCCCCTCCGGCTCCTGCTCCTCCGCAGCCATGGACTTCCCTGAGCACAGCCAGCAGGTCCTGGAGCAGCTGAACCACCAGCGGCAGCAGGGCCTCCTCTGCGACTGCACCTTCGTGGTGGACGGCATCGACTTCAAGGCCCACAAGGCCATCCTGGCCGCCTGCAGCCCCTACTTCCGCATGCTCTTCCTCGACCAGAAGGACGTGGTCCACCTGGACATCAGCAACGCCGCAGGTGGGCAGCAGAGGGGTCTCTGGGGAAGGGGGCCATGGACGGGGTCCACCTGCCCTGACCCCTGACCCCTCCTGCCCCGGGTTCTCTGCCGCAGGTCTGGAGCAGGTGCTGGAGTTCATGTACACAGCGAAGCTGACCCTCAGCCCAGAGAACGTGGAGGACGTCTTGGCGGTGGCCGGCTTCCTCCAGATGCAGGAGGTCATTGGCGCCTGCAACACCCTCAGGGCCTTTGCGGCTCCTCCGGCGGACGCAGGCCAGCCCTCCCCTGGCACCGAGGCCCCGGCGGCAGAGGCAGGTATGGAGCTTCCTGGGCCCTGTTTCTCCCCGGCTTCTCTGGGGGAGTCttgtctggaagcagccactccGTGCAGAATTCAGCCTTCAGAAAGGCTGGCCTGGCAGGACCTCAGTGGGGAAAGCCATTGGGAGAACACTTTCAGTCACACAGAGGTGTGTGGCTGTCTCAGCAGTGCTGGGGATCCATCTCTGGGTGGGAAAGTCTGTGGCCAGTATCCCTTCTtgtgggaaggagggagaaaggggttGGCAGTGAGTACGGAGCAGGCGTGAGCATTGTCCAAGTTGATGTTGCCCTCACCTCACGTTCAAGGGCAGGAGAAGGCCTCCTCTGTCGGGTCTAGAGAGGCAGCCGAAGATGCcaacaaggaggagaaggaggaggcctcGTGTGCCCCGCCTGGCACCCTCCGGAAGGCAGGAGATGCAGATTCGGAAGAGGCAGACAGGGACACTGAGTCGGGCAGAGCAGTTGGCAAGGAGCCAGGTAGATGTGGAAGGGACCCAGGGCACTAGAGCGGGTGAGGGATCCATGCCACAGGAGGGCACCATCTGGGGGCAAAGCCGCTGGGATTAGAAGCATGAGGCTCTTGGTCCAGCTGCCCTCCTTCCAGAATCTCATCCCAATTCCCAGCTGTTGCCTATGGCCCAGCAGGGCCACATTTGTGActattcttttctgtttccagCTGCAGAGAAGACCAAGGAAGACACAGCTGCCTCCAGCATGGCCAAGGATGTCCAGGCAGGCAGTCCGTCTCCTGGGGAACCCAGCTCCACACACCTCCCTCTGAGGACCCCCCAAGTGGGTGAGTGGGTGCAGTGTGGGTAGTGGCTGCGGGAGATGGAGGAGGTGCCATGCTCCGTGTAGTTCTCTTATGCCCCAATGGGAGATTTGGCCTGTTGGCACCCGTGCCCATCTTTCAGGTAAGGGCTGGGGGAAGGGAGAAGCAGCTTCCTCTGGGCTCCTGGGTGGGCTGGGGCTGAGACTGGCACTCCTGGCACCAGCCCACAACTCTGCTTTCCAGAATCCACTGCCCTGAAGCTCCCAGCTGAGATGGAGGTGGAGCTGGAGGGccgagaagaagaggaagaggaggaagagctgcaTTCAGAGGCTGAGGGCAGTGACAAGACCCCTGAGGCCAAACAGGCCAGGCTGGCAAACGGTGCTGCACCTGAGGATACTGAGTCAGGGGGCACAGATTCTGGACAGGAGAACAGTGGCGAGGCCCGGTTGCTGCGCTCAGGAACCTACAGTGACCGGACGGAGTCAAAGACTTACGGCTCCGTCACACACAAGTGTGAGGTAAGCAGCCTTGTGGGCCAGCCTAGGGGAAAAGGAGGTGTGGTCCTGAGTCAGAATGAAGCCCCTTCCCCTGCCCAGGCTCTGCCACCCTCCTTCAGCATAAACTTCCACAAGAATGATGGGGGTGAGAGAAATACTGGCTGTTCCCCACCTCCACTGGTCAGTCTGGGTTGCTGGTGGTGGCACAGGGCATCCATTGGCGAGGGCACTCTGGCAACTCCTGTGAGCAGCCCCCAATGCTACTTTCCCTTCTGGCAGGACTGTGGGAAAGAGTTCACCCACACGGGTAACTTCAAGCGCCACATCCGCATCCACACCGGGGAGAAGCCCTTCTCCTGCCAGGAGTGCAGCAAGGCCTTCTCTGACCCAGCCGCCTGTAAAGCGCACGAGAAGACACACAGGTATGGGAATGGACATGGGCAGAAGGCCAGCAAGGCCAAACAGGAGGGCAAGGAAAAGGTGGGAAGGGTGCAAGGCTGTGCTTGGGAATGTTGCTTGGGGGCTCTGGCTCCCAGCATCCTGAAAGAGGGGGATGTGCTACTGTGGGTGGCCCCCAAAGCCCACCTGCCACCCACTGCCCCTTCCAGCCCGCTGAAGCCCTACAGCTGTGAGGAGTGTGGGAAGAGCTACCGCCTGATTAGCCTCCTCAACCTGCACAAGAAGCGGCACACGGGGGAGGCCAAGTACCGCTGCGAGGACTGTGGCAAGCTCTTCACCACCTCGGGCAACCTCAAGCGCCACCAGCTGGTCCACAGCGGCGAGAAGCCCTACCAGTGTGACTACTGCGGCCGCTCCTTCTCGGATCCCACCTCCAAGATGCGCCACCTGGAGACCCACGACACGGGCAAGGAGCACAAGTGCCCCCATTGTGAGAAGAAGTTCAACCAGGTCAGTGGGGGGCAGGAGGGCCCAATGTCTGGAGGCGGCCCTGGTGGCCACAgcctccccttctgcctgccacgCTCACAGCCATTCCTTCCCCTCTGCTGGCAGGTGGGGAACCTCAAGGCCCACCTCAAGATCCACATAGCTGACGGGCCGCTCAAGTGTCGTGAGTGTGGGAAGCAGTTCACCACTTCAGGTATGGCAGGGAGGTACATGCACTCTCATGGCTCCTAATGGCTCCTAGGAATGATTCTGGGCCCCCAAGATGCATAACTGGGTGAACCCAATTATGTCATCTTTCCCAGTCTTGAAATAATCTCTCTTGTCCTGGGAATTACTGATACTATCCAGGTGTTTGAGGGAGACTGAGTGTCCCCATCTTAAGTAACACAGGCTTTCTACACTGAAAGCATCCTAATAAATCCCTTCAGCATGAGCTGGCCTTGCTCAGCCTAAGAGAGAGGACCTAGCAGCTTTTGGAAGAGGCTTTACTACTGGCTTTGCTACAGGCCTCCTTGATTATTCACTTGCAAGAGCCAAGTGACTGTGTTAAGCGTATAAAGCATGTGTGGGTAAGGAGATGGTGAGCGCTACCTTTCCCAATCCTTGTCCTTTGCCCCTCTTCCAGGCAACCTGAAAAGGCACCTTCGCATCCACAGTGGGGAGAAGCCCTACATCTGTGTGCATTGCCAGCGCCAGTTTGCTGACCCTGGGGCTCTGCAGCGCCATGTTCGGATCCACACAGGTGAGCCAGGGGTCAGCTGTGCTTGAGGGTGGAGTGGGCAGGACGAACACCTCAAGGGCAGCCATTGGAAAGAGGAACCCAAAGTGCAGAGATGTCAGGTGTGGCCTAGTTTCACCATCCCCACAGGTTCATCCTGGTGAGGGCATGGGAGACGGGGCCATCCCTGTCACTGCTCCCAGCCTCTGAAACAGCCTTCTTCATGAGGCTTAGTTAGCCCCTCCAGGCAAAGATGGCAGGGTCACACTTGCTCCCTTGTTGGTGTTTCAAGGGGCATCTCTGCACATGCCCTGAGGTACTCTTTTTCTGATGGCTGGCTCAAgccactcccttcttctctccccagGTGAAAAGCCCTGCCAGTGCTTGATCTGTGGCAAAGCCTTCACCCAGGCCAGCTCCCTCATTGCACACGTGCGCCAGCACACCGGGGAGAAGCCATATGTGTGCGAACGCTGCGGCAAGAGGTGAGCAATGGAGGGAAAGGGAGTGTGGGGGCTCCAGGGATTTTAAGGGAAGCCCCAACTCTGGGCTGGGCTGGGCCAAGTACACTTTGGCTACCCTATTCTGCATTAGCTGGAGCTATTGGGTTGTCTTGAAGGCCAGCCCCATGGGCAATGCATGACAGTCGTCCAGGTGGGGTGTAGTGGTGACCAGGATATTCCCCCCGGAAGAGTGGCATTGCCACTGGATAAAGGCCTGCAAAAGTGTTCTGAGTCCTCAGAAGGGTTCTATGCAAGTATTGTTACTactactgcttttaaaattatagttCTCTCCCCAACTTCTGTCTTGTTACCTCTATGATtgttattgtggtggtggtggtggttggtggTCACAATCATGAGGTACAGGGTCAGAATGATCTCTTCTGTGATGCCCTGGACAGGTTTGTTCAGTCCAGCCAGTTGGCCAACCACATCCGGCACCACGACAACATCCGTCCTCACAAGTGTAATGTCTGCAACAAGGCCTTCGTGAATGTGGGCGACCTTTCCAAGCACATCATCATCCACACAGGTAAGCAGCCGACACCAGTGCCACTGCTGCAGGAGGAAATGGAGGGTTGGCTGGTACCAGAGGGGGCTCCCACCAGCCTGTTTGCCTAGGCTCATGCTGACCCCAGCTGCCTCCCGTCcccacaggagagaagccctttCTGTGTGACAAGTGTGGCCGCGGCTTCAACAGGGTGGACAACCTCCGTTCCCACGTCAAGACGGTCCACCAGGGCAAGGCTGGCCTGAAGTTGCTGGAgccaggggagggggaggaactcAACATCGTCACTGTGGCCCCAGACGACATGGTGACCCTGGCCACAGAAGCCCTGGCAGCCACGGCTGTCACACAACTCACAGGTGGGAGAACGGAGGGGGGGAGGCAGCTCTCTTGCCCTTCCTTTAGTCTGCCCCGAACCTTTGGAGATTGCAACCCACCTGGTGTCCAAGAAAACCAATGCCAGTGGGTTTACACAAAGCAGAATGAAGGTCATGGCACCGTTGCCCCCCTAAGTGTTCAGGATACCCACAAGACTGATGGGGCTTTGGGGTGGTGGAATCCATAGACTATGGCATGCCCAAGGTTTCTGATTCTTGAAACAGGACTGGGGTGGGGGTGCCTGGCCCTTCCCGTGGGGTGGCTCTTCTGCAGGCATACTGCTGGCCCATTCCCATATTCCCTTCCATGTGTTCCTCCTGCCCCAACAGTGGTCCCAGTAGGAACGCCTGTCACGGCAGACGAGACAGAAGCTCTGAAGGCGGAGATCACCAAGGCTGTGAAGCAAGTGCAGGAGGCAGGTAAGGGGGCAGCCTGGCCTGGGGGCTCCTGGTAATTTCTCCCTGCAGCTCTCAGCTCTGGTTTTGGAAGGGCTTTGAAACACAACAAAATAGACATTGGACACGAGGGGGCAGCAGTGCCCTGTGTGATGGCAGAGCGGCATTCCTCTCGCCATTTGCTTAATTGGCTGGTTGGGACTTCTGGGTTGGGGAACGGCTAAGAGGTGGGAGGGATGTCTTGTGGGGTAGACATCTGCCGCCTTGTGCTGTTCTTAGCAGCTtgaagcatgctgggaaaggaggGTCCCCATGGCTCTCAGCCATGAGTTCTACTGTGCCATCTCCATGCGCCAGATGCGGGGGTCTGTGAGCCAAATGGTGGCCTCCCGCGTCTCCTTGGCTGCCATTTGAGGGGGCGCTCTTCCCGAGACCCCTCATGATGGTCTCCTGTCCTCATTCCAGACCCCAACACCCAGATCCTCTATGCCTGCGACTCCTGTGGGGAGAAGTTCCTGGACGCCAGCAGCCTGGCTCAGCACGTGCGCATCCACACCGCCCAGGCCCTGGTCATGTTCCAGGCCGACACAGACTTCTACCAGCAGTACAGTGCAACGGCCGCCGCCTGGCAAGGGGAGCAAATCATCCCTGCTGGGGAGCTGCTCTTCCGGACGCGGGAGGGGAGCGAGGCGCCGCAGACGCCAGACTGAAAGGGGCTGTGGGTCAGCCACCTGGACACTGGAGCCACACGCTCCCCCTTTGAGGGTGGAAGGCCAGCAGGAGCAGGGCACCGGCTGCTATTTAACAAAAGACAATGGGAAGAAGTACTGCTGTAAAGAAAGAATTATTTCTGTAATGGAGAGAATCTACGTCTGTGTTAATATTTAGATGAAATAAAGCCCTTATTTTCTAATACCTGTTCCAAAGAGAAGGGGACTAGCCATGGCTTTGAAACACAGCTTGGCATTTGGAGTTAGTAGGAGCAGCTGttgtggagggaaagggggcctCCGCCGAGGATGCGAGTAAATCCCAGCATCCTTCCATCGGCATCTGTATCTGTGGAGGCTCTGGGATGTCTTCCTTTCCTCAGTGGCTGTGACCACCTGCACATCTGAAGATGACCTTAGAGGAAACTAGTAGGAAAAACCCATTTCTTAGTTGCTGCACAAAGAGGCTTGTTCATCACACAGCTTGGAATGAGAAAGCTACCATTAAAGTCCGTGGGCTGGCAGCTTTAGCAGCCTGCCAGGGTTATCTTCTGCTTCCATCTTGGCTGGAGCTACTTGGAGAGGCTGCTGGGTGGGGGGCTCAGTCCAGGTTTAGGCCAGGGAGGTTTCTGCACCAGTTTGGATCCCAGCCACTGGTTCCAGTACAGGCCAGGGGTTTTCCATTGTAAAAGACGTCCCTGTTGGTCTGTCCAGATGGGGAAAGGTGGTTTTTCTGCTGTGAAAGTGCTTTATTGCCTCACATCAGCCACAGCCCCTCTGGCCTCCCTCCCCAGCTATTCACCTACCACTCCCATCATGGCTTTCTCCCAGAAGAGCAACTGATGGGAACTAGAGTCCCATGCTCACATGCCCCAAATAACGTCCATCTGGGTTTTGGCAGCCCCGCCTGGTTCGCTCTGGAGGAAGGAGGCCTTTCCCTCCTCTAAGAGGAGGATCTGGGGTCTGAGGCCCTGGGGTTTTGTAGGGTAGACAGCGCAT includes the following:
- the ZBTB17 gene encoding zinc finger and BTB domain-containing protein 17 isoform X4; translated protein: MPQWEIWPVGTRAHLSESTALKLPAEMEVELEGREEEEEEEELHSEAEGSDKTPEAKQARLANGAAPEDTESGGTDSGQENSGEARLLRSGTYSDRTESKTYGSVTHKCEDCGKEFTHTGNFKRHIRIHTGEKPFSCQECSKAFSDPAACKAHEKTHSPLKPYSCEECGKSYRLISLLNLHKKRHTGEAKYRCEDCGKLFTTSGNLKRHQLVHSGEKPYQCDYCGRSFSDPTSKMRHLETHDTGKEHKCPHCEKKFNQVGNLKAHLKIHIADGPLKCRECGKQFTTSGNLKRHLRIHSGEKPYICVHCQRQFADPGALQRHVRIHTGEKPCQCLICGKAFTQASSLIAHVRQHTGEKPYVCERCGKRFVQSSQLANHIRHHDNIRPHKCNVCNKAFVNVGDLSKHIIIHTGEKPFLCDKCGRGFNRVDNLRSHVKTVHQGKAGLKLLEPGEGEELNIVTVAPDDMVTLATEALAATAVTQLTVVPVGTPVTADETEALKAEITKAVKQVQETPTPRSSMPATPVGRSSWTPAAWLSTCASTPPRPWSCSRPTQTSTSSTVQRPPPGKGSKSSLLGSCSSGRGRGARRRRRQTERGCGSATWTLEPHAPPLRVEGQQEQGTGCYLTKDNGKKYCCKERIISVMERIYVCVNI
- the ZBTB17 gene encoding zinc finger and BTB domain-containing protein 17 isoform X1 produces the protein MAAMDFPEHSQQVLEQLNHQRQQGLLCDCTFVVDGIDFKAHKAILAACSPYFRMLFLDQKDVVHLDISNAAGLEQVLEFMYTAKLTLSPENVEDVLAVAGFLQMQEVIGACNTLRAFAAPPADAGQPSPGTEAPAAEAGQEKASSVGSREAAEDANKEEKEEASCAPPGTLRKAGDADSEEADRDTESGRAVGKEPAAEKTKEDTAASSMAKDVQAGSPSPGEPSSTHLPLRTPQVESTALKLPAEMEVELEGREEEEEEEELHSEAEGSDKTPEAKQARLANGAAPEDTESGGTDSGQENSGEARLLRSGTYSDRTESKTYGSVTHKCEDCGKEFTHTGNFKRHIRIHTGEKPFSCQECSKAFSDPAACKAHEKTHSPLKPYSCEECGKSYRLISLLNLHKKRHTGEAKYRCEDCGKLFTTSGNLKRHQLVHSGEKPYQCDYCGRSFSDPTSKMRHLETHDTGKEHKCPHCEKKFNQVGNLKAHLKIHIADGPLKCRECGKQFTTSGNLKRHLRIHSGEKPYICVHCQRQFADPGALQRHVRIHTGEKPCQCLICGKAFTQASSLIAHVRQHTGEKPYVCERCGKRFVQSSQLANHIRHHDNIRPHKCNVCNKAFVNVGDLSKHIIIHTGEKPFLCDKCGRGFNRVDNLRSHVKTVHQGKAGLKLLEPGEGEELNIVTVAPDDMVTLATEALAATAVTQLTVVPVGTPVTADETEALKAEITKAVKQVQETPTPRSSMPATPVGRSSWTPAAWLSTCASTPPRPWSCSRPTQTSTSSTVQRPPPGKGSKSSLLGSCSSGRGRGARRRRRQTERGCGSATWTLEPHAPPLRVEGQQEQGTGCYLTKDNGKKYCCKERIISVMERIYVCVNI
- the ZBTB17 gene encoding zinc finger and BTB domain-containing protein 17 isoform X2; this translates as MDFPEHSQQVLEQLNHQRQQGLLCDCTFVVDGIDFKAHKAILAACSPYFRMLFLDQKDVVHLDISNAAGLEQVLEFMYTAKLTLSPENVEDVLAVAGFLQMQEVIGACNTLRAFAAPPADAGQPSPGTEAPAAEAGQEKASSVGSREAAEDANKEEKEEASCAPPGTLRKAGDADSEEADRDTESGRAVGKEPAAEKTKEDTAASSMAKDVQAGSPSPGEPSSTHLPLRTPQVESTALKLPAEMEVELEGREEEEEEEELHSEAEGSDKTPEAKQARLANGAAPEDTESGGTDSGQENSGEARLLRSGTYSDRTESKTYGSVTHKCEDCGKEFTHTGNFKRHIRIHTGEKPFSCQECSKAFSDPAACKAHEKTHSPLKPYSCEECGKSYRLISLLNLHKKRHTGEAKYRCEDCGKLFTTSGNLKRHQLVHSGEKPYQCDYCGRSFSDPTSKMRHLETHDTGKEHKCPHCEKKFNQVGNLKAHLKIHIADGPLKCRECGKQFTTSGNLKRHLRIHSGEKPYICVHCQRQFADPGALQRHVRIHTGEKPCQCLICGKAFTQASSLIAHVRQHTGEKPYVCERCGKRFVQSSQLANHIRHHDNIRPHKCNVCNKAFVNVGDLSKHIIIHTGEKPFLCDKCGRGFNRVDNLRSHVKTVHQGKAGLKLLEPGEGEELNIVTVAPDDMVTLATEALAATAVTQLTVVPVGTPVTADETEALKAEITKAVKQVQETPTPRSSMPATPVGRSSWTPAAWLSTCASTPPRPWSCSRPTQTSTSSTVQRPPPGKGSKSSLLGSCSSGRGRGARRRRRQTERGCGSATWTLEPHAPPLRVEGQQEQGTGCYLTKDNGKKYCCKERIISVMERIYVCVNI
- the ZBTB17 gene encoding zinc finger and BTB domain-containing protein 17 isoform X3, coding for MAAMDFPEHSQQVLEQLNHQRQQGLLCDCTFVVDGIDFKAHKAILAACSPYFRMLFLDQKDVVHLDISNAAGLEQVLEFMYTAKLTLSPENVEDVLAVAGFLQMQEVIGACNTLRAFAAPPADAGQPSPGTEAPAAEAGQEKASSVGSREAAEDANKEEKEEASCAPPGTLRKAGDADSEEADRDTESGRAVGKEPAAEKTKEDTAASSMAKDVQAGSPSPGEPSSTHLPLRTPQVESTALKLPAEMEVELEGREEEEEEEELHSEAEGSDKTPEAKQARLANGAAPEDTESGGTDSGQENSGEARLLRSGTYSDRTESKTYGSVTHKCEDCGKEFTHTGNFKRHIRIHTGEKPFSCQECSKAFSDPAACKAHEKTHSPLKPYSCEECGKSYRLISLLNLHKKRHTGEAKYRCEDCGKLFTTSGNLKRHQLVHSGEKPYQCDYCGRSFSDPTSKMRHLETHDTGKEHKCPHCEKKFNQVGNLKAHLKIHIADGPLKCRECGKQFTTSGNLKRHLRIHSGEKPYICVHCQRQFADPGALQRHVRIHTGEKPCQCLICGKAFTQASSLIAHVRQHTGEKPYVCERCGKRFVQSSQLANHIRHHDNIRPHKCNVCNKAFVNVGDLSKHIIIHTGEKPFLCDKCGRGFNRVDNLRSHVKTVHQGKAGLKLLEPGEGEELNIVTVAPDDMVTLATEALAATAVTQLTVVPVGTPVTADETEALKAEITKAVKQVQEADPNTQILYACDSCGEKFLDASSLAQHVRIHTAQALVMFQADTDFYQQYSATAAAWQGEQIIPAGELLFRTREGSEAPQTPD